In Candidatus Kaistella beijingensis, a genomic segment contains:
- a CDS encoding NADP-dependent oxidoreductase, whose product MKSFYITKYDKTSPLKFGDLPIPDISADQVLVEMHYASLNPIDFKIKHGDLKMVLPMKFPLILGNDGSGIVSKIGKNVKHFKVGDEVYLRPDKNSGIGTLAEFIAVGEDELASKPKNLSLEEAASIPLVGLTVWQIYERAGLKKGQKVFIQAGSGGVGTFAIQLAKYLGAEVATTASPKSFEMLQHLGADILIDYKTQNFEDLLKDYDLVLNTQDEETLLKSMKILKPGGKIISISVVPDEQFAIDSGVNWLVKFVIKMRSAKVIKEARKRQVDYSFLLMHSSRKQLEEITSIIEEGKIKPVIDKVFPFNETNEAMNYLESGRAKGKVLVKIR is encoded by the coding sequence TTGAAATCATTCTACATCACCAAATACGACAAAACCTCACCTTTAAAATTCGGCGATTTGCCGATTCCCGACATTTCCGCTGACCAGGTTTTGGTGGAAATGCATTACGCAAGTCTCAATCCCATCGATTTTAAAATTAAACACGGCGACCTGAAAATGGTTTTACCAATGAAGTTTCCTTTAATTTTGGGGAATGACGGTTCCGGGATTGTTTCGAAAATTGGCAAAAATGTGAAACATTTTAAAGTTGGAGATGAGGTTTATCTTCGACCAGATAAAAACTCAGGAATTGGAACTTTAGCTGAATTCATTGCAGTTGGCGAAGACGAATTGGCTTCAAAACCGAAAAATTTGTCATTGGAAGAAGCCGCCTCGATTCCTTTGGTTGGTTTAACGGTTTGGCAAATTTATGAAAGAGCGGGATTGAAAAAAGGACAGAAAGTTTTCATTCAGGCAGGTTCCGGTGGAGTGGGAACATTTGCAATTCAGTTGGCGAAATATTTGGGAGCGGAAGTCGCAACAACCGCAAGTCCAAAAAGTTTTGAAATGCTTCAGCACCTCGGAGCCGATATTTTGATTGACTACAAAACCCAAAACTTCGAAGACCTACTAAAAGATTACGATTTGGTTTTGAATACTCAAGACGAGGAAACACTTTTAAAATCGATGAAAATTCTAAAACCCGGCGGAAAAATTATTTCAATTTCTGTGGTTCCAGATGAACAATTTGCCATAGATTCTGGAGTGAATTGGTTGGTGAAATTTGTCATCAAAATGAGGAGCGCAAAAGTGATCAAGGAAGCCAGGAAACGCCAAGTTGATTATTCTTTTTTATTAATGCATTCGAGCAGAAAACAGTTGGAAGAAATCACAAGCATCATCGAAGAAGGTAAAATTAAACCGGTCATCGACAAAGTTTTTCCTTTCAATGAAACCAATGAAGCGATGAATTATTTGGAAAGCGGACGAGCCAAAGGAAAGGTTTTGGTGAAAATCAGGTAA